A region of Ochrobactrum quorumnocens DNA encodes the following proteins:
- a CDS encoding riboflavin synthase, with translation MFTGIVTDIGKVDRIKPLNEGILLRIETVYDPETIELGASISCSGVCLTVVALPEKGTNARWFEVEAWEEALRLTTISKWENGTRINLERSLKLGDEMGGHLVSGHVDGQAEIVERKDEGDAVRFTLRAPEELAPFIAQKGSVALDGTSLTVNGVNGNEFDVLLIRHSLEVTTWGDRQTGDKINIEIDQLARYAARLAQYQK, from the coding sequence ATGTTTACTGGGATTGTTACAGATATCGGCAAAGTGGATCGTATCAAGCCTCTTAATGAAGGCATTCTGTTGCGTATCGAAACGGTTTACGATCCGGAGACGATTGAACTTGGAGCGTCCATTTCCTGCTCCGGTGTTTGTCTGACCGTTGTGGCTTTGCCAGAAAAAGGCACCAATGCGCGTTGGTTTGAAGTCGAAGCATGGGAGGAAGCCCTTCGCCTAACCACGATCTCAAAATGGGAGAATGGCACGCGGATTAATCTTGAGCGTTCCCTCAAGCTTGGCGATGAGATGGGTGGACATCTGGTGTCTGGTCATGTCGACGGACAGGCAGAAATTGTTGAGCGCAAGGACGAGGGCGATGCAGTCCGCTTCACTCTGCGCGCTCCAGAAGAGCTTGCGCCGTTTATTGCCCAGAAGGGTTCCGTCGCCCTTGATGGAACATCGCTGACGGTCAACGGCGTGAACGGAAATGAGTTCGATGTTCTGCTCATTCGCCATTCACTGGAAGTGACCACTTGGGGTGATCGTCAGACAGGTGACAAGATCAATATCGAGATCGATCAGCTTGCTCGTTACGCAGCAAGGCTTGCGCAATATCAGAAATAA
- the glyA gene encoding serine hydroxymethyltransferase produces MSQANTAFFNATLEEIDADIFGAIRNELGRQRHEIELIASENIVSRAVLEAQGSILTNKYAEGYPGKRYYGGCQYVDVVEELAIERAKKLFGAEFANVQPNSGSQMNQAVFLALLQPGDTFMGLDLNSGGHLTHGSPVNMSGKWFNVVSYGVREDDHLLDMDEVARLARENKPKLILAGGTAYSRIWDWKRFREIADEVGAYLMVDMAHIAGLVAGGVHPSPVPHAHVCTTTTHKSLRGPRGGMILTNDPDLAKKFNSAVFPGLQGGPLMHVIAGKAVAFAEALKPEFKTYAQNVVDNARALSDELKSQGLDIVSGGTDNHLMLVDLRPKNATGKRAEAALGRANVTCNKNGIPFDPEKPFVTSGIRLGTPAGTTRGFGKAEFKEIGSLIAEVLDGLKVANSDEGNAAVEEAVKTKVISLTSRFPMYDYQG; encoded by the coding sequence ATGTCGCAAGCCAATACCGCTTTTTTCAATGCAACTCTTGAAGAAATCGATGCCGATATTTTCGGTGCGATCCGTAACGAACTCGGACGTCAGCGTCATGAAATCGAGCTGATCGCCTCGGAAAACATCGTTTCCCGTGCGGTACTTGAAGCTCAAGGCTCCATCCTTACCAACAAATATGCCGAAGGTTATCCGGGCAAGCGCTATTACGGCGGTTGCCAGTATGTTGACGTTGTTGAAGAACTGGCAATCGAACGCGCCAAGAAACTGTTTGGCGCAGAGTTCGCCAACGTACAGCCTAACTCGGGCAGCCAGATGAATCAGGCTGTATTCCTTGCGCTTCTGCAGCCGGGCGACACTTTCATGGGCCTTGACCTTAATTCAGGTGGCCATCTGACGCACGGCTCTCCTGTCAACATGTCGGGCAAGTGGTTCAACGTAGTTTCTTACGGCGTGCGCGAAGATGATCATCTTCTCGACATGGATGAAGTTGCCCGTCTTGCACGTGAAAACAAGCCAAAGCTGATTCTGGCTGGTGGTACGGCCTATTCCCGTATCTGGGACTGGAAGCGCTTCCGCGAAATCGCTGATGAAGTCGGCGCATATCTCATGGTCGACATGGCGCATATTGCTGGTCTGGTTGCCGGTGGCGTGCACCCATCGCCTGTTCCACATGCCCATGTCTGCACCACGACGACTCACAAGTCGCTTCGCGGCCCTCGCGGCGGCATGATTCTCACCAACGACCCTGATCTGGCGAAGAAGTTCAATTCAGCTGTCTTCCCTGGTCTGCAGGGCGGGCCACTGATGCATGTAATTGCTGGTAAGGCCGTTGCGTTTGCAGAAGCGCTGAAGCCAGAATTCAAAACCTACGCTCAGAACGTCGTCGATAATGCGCGTGCACTCTCGGACGAACTGAAGTCGCAGGGCCTCGATATCGTCTCTGGCGGCACTGACAACCATCTCATGCTGGTTGACTTGCGTCCGAAGAATGCAACAGGCAAGCGCGCAGAAGCAGCTCTCGGTCGTGCAAATGTGACCTGTAACAAGAACGGCATTCCTTTCGACCCGGAAAAGCCATTTGTAACCTCGGGTATTCGTCTCGGCACGCCTGCTGGTACGACCCGCGGCTTCGGTAAGGCCGAATTCAAGGAAATCGGCTCGCTGATCGCAGAAGTGCTTGATGGTCTCAAGGTTGCAAATTCCGATGAAGGCAATGCAGCCGTTGAAGAAGCGGTAAAGACCAAGGTCATTTCGCTGACCAGTCGTTTCCCAATGTATGATTATCAGGGATAA
- a CDS encoding ubiquinol-cytochrome C chaperone family protein has product MILRLFRRKSKANETVVLRVYETIVAAARQKRFYAQFQVPDTPLGRYEMLSVHIFISLHRMKGENSVLMPLAQDIADEFFKDVDHSLRELGIGDQGVPKRMKKLARMFYGRVSSYGTALDADDKKALATALTRNIRPDLEFWPHAHYLSEYVFACRDRLANIEDSALAAGDISFMDADEMMLASIDSTKEANEND; this is encoded by the coding sequence ATGATTCTTCGACTTTTTCGCCGCAAATCAAAAGCTAATGAGACAGTTGTGCTTCGCGTTTACGAGACGATCGTGGCGGCGGCGCGGCAAAAGCGATTTTATGCACAATTTCAGGTGCCTGATACGCCTTTAGGTCGTTATGAGATGCTTTCGGTTCATATTTTCATATCTCTTCATCGCATGAAGGGTGAAAATTCGGTGCTGATGCCGCTTGCGCAGGACATTGCAGACGAATTTTTCAAGGATGTTGATCATTCGTTGCGAGAATTGGGAATCGGCGATCAAGGCGTTCCCAAGCGCATGAAGAAGCTTGCACGCATGTTTTACGGGCGCGTCAGCTCGTATGGCACGGCACTGGACGCCGATGATAAAAAAGCGCTGGCGACCGCTTTGACGCGAAACATTCGACCCGATCTCGAATTCTGGCCACATGCTCACTATCTGAGTGAATATGTATTTGCGTGCCGTGATCGGTTGGCAAACATTGAAGACAGTGCTTTGGCAGCAGGCGACATATCCTTTATGGATGCAGACGAAATGATGCTTGCGTCAATCGATAGTACAAAAGAGGCAAACGAGAATGACTGA
- the nusB gene encoding transcription antitermination factor NusB produces the protein MTSSSEGRSAPNAPRPANKRGVARLAAVQALYQMDVAGTGVMEVVAEYEAHRLGKEVDGTQYLDADPQWFRGIVAGVVDNQLTLDPLIHNALTEDWPLSRLDSTLRAILRAGAWELKTRKDVPTAVIVSEYVDIAKAFYTEDEPKLVNAVLDRLAFELRGESRGTKPRGK, from the coding sequence ATGACTTCTTCTTCTGAAGGCCGTTCCGCACCGAACGCCCCACGACCTGCAAACAAGCGCGGCGTTGCCCGTCTGGCTGCCGTACAGGCGCTTTACCAGATGGATGTCGCCGGTACGGGCGTTATGGAAGTCGTTGCCGAGTACGAGGCTCATCGGCTCGGCAAGGAAGTGGACGGCACGCAATATCTCGATGCTGATCCTCAATGGTTCCGCGGCATTGTTGCCGGTGTTGTCGATAATCAGCTTACGCTGGACCCGCTGATCCATAACGCGCTGACCGAAGACTGGCCGCTTTCACGCCTTGATTCCACGTTGCGCGCAATTCTGCGTGCGGGTGCATGGGAATTGAAGACCCGCAAGGATGTGCCAACAGCTGTGATCGTTTCGGAATATGTGGATATTGCCAAGGCTTTCTACACGGAAGACGAACCTAAACTGGTCAACGCTGTGCTGGATCGTCTTGCTTTTGAACTTCGCGGCGAAAGCCGTGGTACAAAGCCGCGTGGCAAGTAA
- a CDS encoding outer membrane protein assembly factor BamE: MLQRIFPSARKQRALLAGTAILFSAALVGCNTASTLNPSETLTEGYVLDQEALDSVPVGSSREQVLLALGTPSTTATFDNEVFYYISQKRYRAAQFMKPKIIDRHILAVYFDKEGKVSNIANYGLQDGKLFDFVSRTTPTGGKDQTFIGQIIQGVGKAPTSLPGAAGGANN; encoded by the coding sequence TTGTTGCAGCGAATTTTCCCAAGCGCACGCAAACAGCGTGCCCTTCTCGCAGGCACAGCAATTCTCTTTTCGGCGGCTCTCGTCGGATGCAACACTGCATCCACGCTAAACCCGTCGGAAACGCTTACAGAGGGTTACGTGCTCGATCAGGAGGCGCTTGATTCGGTTCCGGTTGGCTCCAGCCGTGAACAGGTGCTTCTCGCACTCGGTACACCGTCCACCACGGCAACCTTCGACAATGAAGTGTTCTATTACATTTCGCAGAAGCGCTACCGTGCGGCACAGTTCATGAAGCCGAAGATCATCGACCGTCATATCCTTGCGGTTTACTTCGACAAGGAAGGCAAGGTCAGCAATATTGCCAATTATGGCCTGCAGGACGGTAAATTGTTCGATTTCGTATCGCGCACGACCCCAACGGGCGGCAAGGATCAGACCTTTATCGGTCAGATCATCCAGGGCGTTGGCAAGGCTCCGACATCGCTGCCGGGTGCAGCAGGCGGCGCAAACAACTGA
- a CDS encoding YceD family protein — protein sequence MTDKPALTYPVPVLHLPHKGLTVKIGTNDRERAALAAEHDLQAVNSFAAEFLLTPWKKNGIRLRGTINAEIVQSCVVTLEPIDATIAEEVDTIFVPENSRLAKIQLDESGELLLDADGADIPETFVGDKIDIGAVAEEFFELALDPYPRKPGLPADAEPTVFGDVEEEEKPDSPFAKLSEWQNKP from the coding sequence ATGACTGATAAACCGGCGCTGACCTATCCTGTTCCGGTTCTTCATCTGCCCCACAAGGGCTTGACGGTGAAGATTGGGACCAATGACAGGGAAAGAGCAGCATTGGCAGCTGAACATGACCTTCAGGCTGTGAACTCCTTTGCGGCTGAGTTTCTGCTGACGCCGTGGAAAAAGAACGGCATCCGCCTACGAGGCACCATCAATGCAGAAATCGTGCAGTCTTGCGTTGTGACGCTGGAACCGATCGATGCCACGATTGCCGAAGAAGTGGATACGATTTTCGTACCGGAAAATTCGCGCCTCGCTAAAATTCAGCTCGATGAAAGTGGCGAGTTGCTGCTGGATGCTGACGGTGCAGATATTCCGGAGACTTTCGTCGGCGATAAAATTGACATTGGTGCAGTGGCCGAAGAATTTTTTGAACTCGCACTCGATCCATATCCACGCAAGCCGGGCTTGCCAGCAGATGCGGAACCAACCGTTTTCGGCGACGTGGAAGAGGAAGAAAAGCCTGATTCGCCTTTTGCCAAGCTTTCAGAATGGCAGAATAAGCCGTGA
- a CDS encoding L,D-transpeptidase family protein: protein MTKTDKKTQAFNVGRRSFLRGAATAGLTAAASAMVPAAFAQQQALNDILAAPRRGNWDDQFDARATGGQKVATNQPVLSQQTVGNLQSAIAQYTDIAGRGGWPQVPGNAKLQLGANAPTVQALRQRLIVSGDLPREAGVSGAFDTYVDAAVKRFQSRHGLPADGVMGQFTYAAMNVDANTRLGQLQTNLQRLSGMAAASQSEQRFVMVNIPAARIEAVEGGNVAQRHTAVVGKIDRQTPILESKIHEVILNPYWTAPKSIIQKDIIPLMRKNPQYLANNKIRLYNAQGQEVPPESVDWNTDDAVKLMFRQDPGKINAMSSTKINFHNQHAVYMHDTPQKSYFNKLMRFDSSGCVRVQNVRDLDVWLLKNTAGWDRRNIEGTIASGVNTPIQVADPVPLHFVYITAWSTGDGVVQFRDDIYKMDGATALALGTDT, encoded by the coding sequence ATGACCAAAACCGACAAGAAGACGCAAGCTTTCAATGTAGGTCGTCGCAGCTTCCTGCGTGGCGCAGCAACTGCCGGTCTTACGGCCGCCGCCTCGGCAATGGTTCCTGCAGCTTTTGCTCAGCAGCAAGCTTTGAACGACATTCTTGCTGCACCACGCCGTGGCAACTGGGATGACCAGTTCGATGCCCGTGCGACTGGTGGTCAGAAAGTTGCTACCAATCAGCCGGTTCTAAGCCAGCAGACGGTTGGTAATCTTCAGTCCGCGATTGCTCAGTATACCGATATTGCAGGTCGCGGTGGCTGGCCACAGGTGCCCGGAAATGCGAAACTGCAGCTTGGCGCGAACGCACCGACAGTACAGGCTCTTCGTCAGCGCCTTATCGTTTCAGGTGACCTCCCACGCGAAGCCGGTGTTTCTGGCGCGTTCGACACCTACGTCGATGCAGCCGTTAAGCGCTTCCAGTCACGTCATGGTCTTCCAGCTGACGGTGTTATGGGCCAGTTTACGTATGCGGCCATGAATGTGGACGCCAATACGCGTCTTGGGCAGCTGCAAACCAACCTTCAGCGACTTTCTGGCATGGCTGCTGCAAGCCAGTCGGAGCAGCGTTTTGTAATGGTTAACATTCCGGCTGCCCGTATTGAGGCTGTAGAAGGCGGCAACGTCGCGCAGCGTCATACGGCTGTTGTCGGTAAGATCGATCGTCAGACGCCTATTCTGGAATCCAAAATTCACGAAGTCATTCTCAATCCTTACTGGACTGCGCCGAAGTCGATCATCCAGAAGGATATTATTCCGCTGATGCGGAAAAACCCGCAATATTTGGCAAACAACAAGATCCGCCTTTACAATGCGCAGGGTCAGGAAGTTCCGCCGGAAAGCGTTGACTGGAATACGGATGACGCTGTGAAGCTGATGTTCCGTCAGGACCCAGGCAAGATCAACGCCATGTCCTCGACGAAGATCAACTTCCACAATCAGCACGCCGTTTATATGCACGACACGCCGCAGAAGAGTTACTTCAACAAGCTCATGCGTTTCGATTCGTCGGGTTGTGTTCGCGTGCAGAATGTTCGCGATCTTGACGTCTGGCTGTTAAAGAACACCGCTGGTTGGGATCGCCGAAATATTGAGGGCACTATTGCTTCCGGTGTGAATACGCCGATTCAGGTGGCCGATCCTGTGCCGCTGCATTTCGTTTACATCACCGCATGGTCGACAGGCGATGGTGTTGTGCAGTTCCGCGATGATATCTACAAGATGGATGGTGCGACCGCGTTGGCGCTGGGCACCGATACCTGA
- a CDS encoding sodium-translocating pyrophosphatase: protein MGIGVLLLVIACGVVSVLFAAWAIRSVLAADQGTPRMQEIAGAIREGASAYLTRQYSTIALVGVVVFLAVWYLLSITAGIGFLIGAILSGLTGFIGMHVSVRANVRTAQAASLSLAGGLELAFKSGAITGMLVAGLALLGVSVYYFILTVWMGYSPSDRTVIDALVALGFGASLISIFARLGGGIFTKGADVGGDLVGKVEAGIPEDDPRNPATIADNVGDNVGDCAGMAADLFETYAVTVVATMVLGAIFFNGSDVLSSVMLYPLAICGACVLTSIAGTFFVKLGVNGSIMGALYKGLIATGLLSIVGLAVANTLTIGWGEIGTVAGMSITGTNLFICGLIGLVVTGLIVVITEYYTGTNKRPVNSIAQASVTGHGTNVIQGLAVSLESTALPAIVIVGGIIGTYQLAGLFGTAIAVTAMLGIAGMIVALDAFGPVTDNAGGIAEMAGLDPEVRKSTDALDAVGNTTKAVTKGYAIGSAGLGALVLFAAYSNDLAYFAANGQTYPYFADMGPVSFELSNPYVVAGLIFGGLIPYLFGGMAMTAVGRAGSAVVQEVRRQFREKPGIMTGQERPDYARAVDLLTKAAIREMIIPSLLPVLAPLVVYFGVLLISGSKAAAFAALGASLLGVIINGLFVAISMTSGGGAWDNAKKSFEDGFTDADGVKHMKGSEAHKASVTGDTVGDPYKDTAGPAVNPAIKITNIVALLLLAVLAHMV from the coding sequence ATGGGAATTGGAGTTCTTCTTCTCGTCATTGCCTGCGGTGTCGTTTCCGTTCTTTTTGCCGCATGGGCGATCCGCTCAGTGCTTGCGGCCGATCAGGGCACGCCGCGTATGCAGGAAATCGCCGGCGCTATCCGTGAAGGCGCGTCCGCCTACCTCACGCGACAATATTCCACGATCGCCCTTGTTGGCGTCGTCGTCTTTCTGGCAGTCTGGTATCTGTTGTCGATTACTGCTGGTATCGGCTTTCTCATAGGGGCTATTCTCTCCGGGTTGACCGGATTTATCGGCATGCATGTTTCCGTCCGTGCAAACGTACGGACGGCGCAGGCCGCGTCCCTTAGCCTTGCTGGCGGGCTGGAGCTCGCATTTAAATCTGGTGCTATCACCGGCATGCTTGTCGCCGGTCTCGCGCTGCTCGGTGTATCCGTCTATTATTTTATTCTGACGGTCTGGATGGGCTACTCGCCATCTGACCGCACCGTGATCGACGCGCTTGTAGCGCTCGGTTTTGGCGCTTCGCTGATTTCGATCTTTGCGCGTCTGGGCGGTGGCATCTTCACCAAGGGCGCTGACGTCGGTGGCGATCTGGTTGGCAAGGTCGAGGCCGGCATTCCCGAAGATGATCCACGTAATCCAGCAACCATTGCCGATAATGTGGGTGATAATGTCGGCGACTGTGCAGGCATGGCTGCGGATCTGTTCGAGACCTATGCAGTCACTGTGGTTGCGACAATGGTTCTGGGTGCGATCTTCTTTAACGGCTCCGATGTACTTTCAAGCGTCATGCTCTATCCGCTGGCAATTTGCGGCGCATGCGTGCTGACCTCGATTGCAGGCACCTTCTTTGTCAAGCTAGGCGTCAACGGCTCCATCATGGGTGCGCTTTACAAAGGCCTCATTGCAACCGGGCTTCTGTCGATCGTGGGTTTGGCAGTTGCCAACACGCTGACAATTGGCTGGGGTGAAATAGGCACTGTCGCAGGCATGTCGATTACAGGCACCAATCTCTTTATCTGTGGCTTGATTGGTCTTGTCGTTACGGGCTTGATCGTAGTGATTACGGAATATTACACCGGCACCAACAAGCGTCCGGTCAATTCCATCGCGCAGGCTTCCGTTACCGGCCATGGCACAAATGTCATTCAGGGGCTGGCCGTTTCGCTGGAATCGACCGCTCTGCCTGCAATTGTCATCGTTGGCGGCATTATCGGCACCTATCAGTTGGCGGGCTTGTTTGGCACAGCAATCGCTGTGACGGCGATGCTGGGCATCGCCGGTATGATTGTGGCGCTGGATGCATTTGGCCCTGTAACCGACAATGCCGGTGGTATTGCGGAAATGGCAGGGCTCGATCCGGAAGTTCGCAAATCAACCGATGCGCTCGATGCGGTCGGTAACACGACCAAGGCCGTCACCAAGGGCTATGCAATTGGTTCGGCGGGTTTGGGCGCTTTGGTGCTGTTCGCAGCTTACTCCAACGACTTGGCTTATTTTGCCGCGAATGGGCAAACCTATCCTTATTTTGCAGATATGGGGCCGGTTTCCTTTGAGCTGTCTAACCCATATGTGGTGGCCGGTTTGATCTTCGGTGGCCTCATTCCATATCTTTTCGGCGGCATGGCCATGACGGCAGTCGGTCGGGCAGGGAGTGCCGTGGTGCAAGAAGTACGGCGTCAGTTCCGTGAAAAACCCGGCATTATGACAGGGCAGGAGCGCCCGGATTACGCGCGAGCGGTCGATCTTCTGACCAAAGCAGCAATCCGCGAAATGATTATTCCGTCGCTACTGCCGGTTCTGGCACCGCTCGTTGTCTATTTCGGCGTGCTGCTAATTTCGGGTTCGAAAGCTGCAGCATTTGCGGCCCTGGGTGCGTCGCTCTTGGGTGTGATCATTAACGGGTTGTTCGTGGCTATTTCCATGACGTCGGGTGGTGGTGCATGGGATAATGCCAAGAAGAGCTTCGAGGACGGCTTTACCGATGCCGATGGTGTGAAACACATGAAGGGGTCGGAAGCGCACAAAGCCTCTGTAACAGGCGATACGGTGGGCGATCCTTACAAGGATACGGCCGGTCCGGCAGTTAACCCCGCAATCAAGATCACCAACATCGTTGCACTCTTGTTGCTGGCGGTACTAGCCCACATGGTTTGA
- the nrdR gene encoding transcriptional regulator NrdR, which yields MRCPYCQSEDTQVKDSRPAEDGAVIRRRRVCSVCGGRFTTFERVQLRDLMVVKKSGRRVPFDREKLARSIDVALRKREIDEERIERAISGIVRQLESSGEAEVTSDEIGRLAMDALKGVDDIAYIRFASVYRNFSKAVDFHNVIDELTTIENERDSDA from the coding sequence ATGCGTTGTCCCTATTGCCAATCTGAAGACACTCAAGTGAAAGATTCTCGTCCAGCGGAAGACGGCGCGGTTATTCGCAGGCGTCGCGTCTGTTCGGTTTGTGGTGGACGGTTTACGACGTTTGAACGCGTGCAGCTCCGCGACCTCATGGTCGTCAAAAAGAGCGGTCGCCGTGTGCCTTTTGATCGTGAAAAGCTTGCTCGTTCCATCGATGTGGCGCTGCGCAAGCGCGAGATTGATGAAGAGCGAATCGAACGCGCCATCTCCGGTATTGTGCGACAGCTTGAAAGCTCTGGCGAAGCGGAAGTGACCTCAGATGAAATTGGCCGCTTGGCAATGGATGCGCTCAAGGGTGTCGACGATATTGCCTATATCCGTTTCGCATCGGTTTATCGCAATTTCAGCAAAGCCGTTGATTTCCACAATGTCATCGATGAACTGACAACGATCGAGAATGAACGCGATTCGGACGCATAA
- a CDS encoding 6,7-dimethyl-8-ribityllumazine synthase, which yields MSKHEAHAPHLLIVEARFYEDLSDALLDGAKAALDAAGATYDVVTVPGALEVPATISFALDGAENGGTEYDGFVALGTVIRGETYHFDIVANESCRALTDLSVEEGLAIGNGILTVENDEQAWVRARREDKDKGGFAARAALTMIDLRKKFGA from the coding sequence ATGTCCAAGCACGAGGCGCATGCGCCGCACCTGCTCATTGTCGAAGCGCGTTTCTATGAGGATTTGTCCGATGCGCTTCTCGATGGCGCAAAGGCGGCTCTCGATGCAGCTGGTGCAACTTATGATGTTGTGACAGTTCCTGGCGCACTTGAAGTGCCTGCGACTATCTCTTTTGCCCTTGATGGCGCAGAAAATGGTGGCACCGAGTATGATGGCTTTGTTGCACTTGGCACAGTCATTCGCGGCGAAACCTATCATTTCGATATTGTTGCCAACGAATCCTGCCGCGCTCTGACCGATCTTTCGGTTGAGGAAGGCCTCGCAATCGGCAATGGTATTCTCACGGTAGAAAATGACGAGCAAGCTTGGGTGCGTGCGCGTCGTGAAGACAAGGACAAGGGCGGCTTTGCTGCCCGCGCAGCGCTTACCATGATTGATCTGCGCAAGAAATTCGGAGCCTGA
- the ribD gene encoding bifunctional diaminohydroxyphosphoribosylaminopyrimidine deaminase/5-amino-6-(5-phosphoribosylamino)uracil reductase RibD, translating into MNRLEFPHANVTSDDLRFMEATIRYARRNKGLTGTNPSVGTIIVKDGVIVGRGVTAIGGRPHAEPQALADAGEAAQGATAYVSLEPCAHHGRTPPCAEALVRAGVARVFVAATDPDERVSGKGFAILREAGIEVVPGVLSDMAADDLAGYLNRSSKKRPEVILKLALSADGFIGTKGEGQVPITGPIARAQSHILRSQTDVILIGVDTAIADDPILNCRLPGLEQRSPIRLILDSGLKLPLDSRLVRSSEAVPLWLSCCENVAPERRYEMQLAGCRIIAAESDEGRIALPELMDDLAAQGISSVLVEGGASVAKSFLQEKLVDRLVLFYSPVEIGATNGVAVADLQSHIDNEFTILRHAQYGDDVCIEYVRKA; encoded by the coding sequence ATGAACCGTTTGGAATTCCCGCATGCCAATGTGACTTCGGATGATCTCCGTTTCATGGAAGCGACAATCCGTTATGCGCGCCGCAACAAAGGCCTGACGGGGACAAATCCTTCTGTTGGCACAATAATCGTCAAGGACGGAGTTATTGTTGGTCGTGGCGTAACGGCGATTGGCGGACGACCTCATGCGGAGCCGCAAGCCTTGGCAGATGCCGGCGAAGCAGCGCAAGGCGCAACAGCCTACGTGTCGCTCGAACCCTGTGCCCATCACGGTCGCACCCCGCCTTGTGCGGAAGCACTGGTACGTGCAGGTGTTGCGCGGGTATTCGTTGCGGCGACTGATCCTGATGAAAGAGTGAGCGGAAAAGGCTTCGCCATTCTGCGTGAGGCTGGCATTGAAGTGGTGCCAGGCGTTTTGTCGGACATGGCGGCTGATGATCTGGCAGGCTATCTGAATCGATCTTCTAAAAAACGTCCGGAAGTGATTCTAAAACTTGCACTTTCTGCCGATGGCTTCATCGGGACAAAAGGTGAGGGGCAGGTTCCAATTACTGGTCCCATTGCGCGCGCGCAGTCGCATATCCTGCGCTCACAGACCGATGTGATCCTCATCGGGGTTGATACGGCAATTGCCGATGATCCCATCCTGAATTGCCGCCTTCCAGGACTGGAACAACGCTCTCCAATTCGCCTTATACTGGACAGTGGATTGAAGTTACCGCTCGATTCACGGCTTGTTCGCAGTTCAGAAGCCGTTCCATTGTGGCTTTCCTGTTGTGAAAATGTGGCGCCCGAACGGCGATACGAAATGCAGCTTGCAGGATGCCGCATTATCGCTGCGGAAAGCGATGAGGGCCGCATCGCCTTGCCGGAGCTAATGGACGATCTTGCCGCTCAGGGAATTTCTTCCGTTCTCGTTGAAGGCGGGGCAAGTGTTGCCAAGAGTTTTCTGCAGGAAAAGCTGGTTGACCGGCTTGTCCTGTTTTACTCGCCTGTGGAAATTGGCGCGACGAATGGGGTTGCCGTCGCGGATCTGCAATCCCATATCGATAATGAATTTACAATTTTGCGCCATGCGCAGTACGGCGACGATGTCTGTATCGAGTATGTAAGGAAAGCGTGA